DNA from Leptospira mayottensis 200901116:
CCAAGACAAAGTTCGGATAAGATCAAAACGGATAAGAGAGACGCGATCAAATTAGCAAAATTATTACGAAGTGGAGAATTAGAATCGATTCATGTACCGAGTGAAGAGGACGAAGCGGTAAGGGATTATCTAAGATCCCGTGACAGCCTTCGTTTGGATTTAGGAAGGAATCGTCAGAGGTTGATGAAATTCTTATTAAGAAAGGGTATAACTTATTCAAAAACAAAGTATTGGACAGTGAGTCATAACAAATGGTTGAACACTCTACAGTTTAACAATGAGATCCTTCAAGAGACATTTAACGACTATTATAGTCGGGTAAGAGTTCAAGAAGAGAATTTAAAAGCGATGGATAAGAGGATACAAGAGATAGCGGAAAGTGAACCGTATCGAGAGAAAGTAGGAATATTAAGATGTTTCCGAGGAGTGGATTATCTAACCGCAATGTTTTTACTTTGTGAGGTTTGTGACTTCAAACGATTCAAAACAGCCGGTTCGTTCATGAGTTTTTTAGGACTTGTTCCGGGAGAATATTCCAGCGGTTCCAAAAGAAAACAAACAGGGATAACAAAAACTGGAAGTCCCAGACTTCGAAGAATATTGACAGAAGCAGCTTGGCAACATCGTTTCCCTGGAACAGGAAGTAAGATTGTAACCGCACGTAGATCGGGACAACCTGCGTTAGTTGTTGCTTTGGCGGAAAAAGCATCTCTCAGATTACACAAGAAGTTTCGTAATCTACAGCAAAGAGGAAAAACTCCTCAGGTAATAATAACGGCAGTTTCAAGAGAGTTATCCGGATTTCTTTGGGCGGCGATGAATCTGGTTGCATAGAGTTAGAGTAATGTTTCATCCAATAATTGAATTCGTTAGAGAAGATGTACGATAAAGGAGGAATACTTGTTGGCTCAGTGTTGAAGCAAATTTGAATTTCAAATTTGACCTTCGTTTTAAGACTAAGAACAGCTCCCGATGTATAGATTATCCTGCGGTATCCAACCCGCGAATATCAGTCTGATCAATCGTCGCGAATGCTTTTCTCTAACGAGTTAAATTATTGGGTGATTAAAAAAAAATGCGAAAAAATATTTACGGCTCCGGATGGGGGCGCCATATCAGAGCCCGTCTCAAAATCTCAAAAGAAATTGTAGTAGTTTCCACATTTTGTGAAACTCAAGCGTCTCGCTTTCTATTAGCGCTCGACGGATTTGGCAAGTCTTAGTCGAGTATTCTGTATAACAAATGCGAAAGCAATTGAGACACTTTATCTTTCTTGCTTCAAATTGCAGATCGCACACGATGAAAGTCAAAAGCGTCTTTTGTACGGCGATACAAGAATAAATTTAAACGCGTTCATTTTTTAGATTGCAAACAAAACGTATTCGATTTAATATTTGAATATGTTCAATTTTGGAGCTAACTATGAAACGGATTATTTTTTGGACAGTATTATTTGGAATCACCATTTCGACTTCGGCAAATTCCCGGGCCGATTTCTTCGAGAACATACGTACAGGCGATCTGATACAGGTGGAAAAGATGCTTTCTTTGGAACCTGAGTTACTGGATCAAAAAGATAGCAGAGGTAGAAGTGCGGTCTTTTTTGCGATTGAAAGCGGAAACACAAATATGTTGAAATTTATTTTATCCAAGATAAACGAATCTGAAATGGATCCGACTCCCGATAATGCCGGGGACTATCCCATCCACTTTGCCGCTCAAATTCCGGACAGTAGGATTATGGAATTGTATTACTCCCGATATCCTTATGCGGATTATGCGAATCGTAACGGCGAAAATGCGTTAGATGTCGCTTCGCGCTATAAAAATACCGCAGTCGTTTCTTTCTTGGCGGCTCAGGGTATTGAACATTCTAAAATGAACTCCGGCCCTTACACGATCGG
Protein-coding regions in this window:
- a CDS encoding IS110 family transposase: MKRKVYVGMDVHKETNRIANLTSNTKEIVKEQQIKHNEVQIKKFVNKLKSEWNEIHSCYEAGVTGYPLYRYLKSLGVNCILVAPGKIPRQSSDKIKTDKRDAIKLAKLLRSGELESIHVPSEEDEAVRDYLRSRDSLRLDLGRNRQRLMKFLLRKGITYSKTKYWTVSHNKWLNTLQFNNEILQETFNDYYSRVRVQEENLKAMDKRIQEIAESEPYREKVGILRCFRGVDYLTAMFLLCEVCDFKRFKTAGSFMSFLGLVPGEYSSGSKRKQTGITKTGSPRLRRILTEAAWQHRFPGTGSKIVTARRSGQPALVVALAEKASLRLHKKFRNLQQRGKTPQVIITAVSRELSGFLWAAMNLVA
- a CDS encoding ankyrin repeat domain-containing protein is translated as MKRIIFWTVLFGITISTSANSRADFFENIRTGDLIQVEKMLSLEPELLDQKDSRGRSAVFFAIESGNTNMLKFILSKINESEMDPTPDNAGDYPIHFAAQIPDSRIMELYYSRYPYADYANRNGENALDVASRYKNTAVVSFLAAQGIEHSKMNSGPYTIGLYFGYLIIGILMTIWVARTLFNNGRIFLVKMFSGEEKLADSVNHLLIVGFYLINIGYISLSLTSSQKPLDLAECIEILTRKVGIVLLILGAMHFFNLFLFAKFRKKISNTFGET